One window of the Niallia circulans genome contains the following:
- a CDS encoding penicillin-binding protein, with the protein MIRKQPNINFGAAILFILFCLLFFVLVIRFVYIQATGEVSGVELAAQAEKKHNTSRVLEASRGSILDRNGDVIAEDAVSYKLVAVTDKSLSKNLDKKVHVADPELTARELAKYIDLKESEIYRILTKKGAKQVEFGEAGKDLSYETKKKIEDLKLPGIQIVEGKKRFYPNGIFASHVIGYLEEDDGKETGRLGIEESLNKMLTGTNGSMQYSKDIWGYILPNSKDKIVPAQNGKDVYLTLDKKIQSFLEDTMNKVNAEYDPVKMIAIVANPKTGEILAMSQRPSFDPETREGITASWHNEAIETNYEPGSTMKIFTLAAAVEEGVFNPNEKYQSGRYEGIGDHNNGAGWGPISYLEGVQRSSNVAFAKLAKEKIGFETFREYLTKFGLDQPTGIDLPKEANSSIVFNWPIEKITTAFGQGTALTPIQQIQAATAIANDGKMVKPYVIEQIKDPNTGKIIKKGETKVAGTPISAKTAKEVRDILETVITSKKGTGYKKFNIDGYDVAGKTGTAQIPKSGGGYLKSKNDYIFSFLGMAPKDDPELIMYVAVQQPKLKETETGSEPVAEIFTSVMKSSLQYMDIVPTKEVISKPIEIPNLSGMTAEEAKKILEDKGLNAVIIGDGKTVEEQLPVKGDTYLKGEKVILKTDGKETVPNMKGWSLRDVLKVADLNKLKLESSGSGYVSSQSIKAGSKIKENDKLSVKLKEPE; encoded by the coding sequence ATGATTCGAAAACAACCTAATATTAATTTTGGAGCAGCCATCCTTTTTATTCTCTTTTGTCTGCTCTTTTTTGTTTTAGTTATTCGGTTTGTCTATATTCAAGCGACAGGAGAAGTGTCAGGAGTAGAACTAGCTGCACAAGCAGAAAAAAAACATAACACATCTCGTGTGCTAGAGGCTTCTAGAGGAAGTATATTAGATCGCAATGGGGACGTAATTGCGGAGGATGCAGTTTCTTATAAGCTAGTTGCTGTAACGGATAAATCATTGAGTAAGAATCTGGATAAAAAAGTTCATGTTGCAGATCCTGAATTGACAGCTAGAGAATTAGCGAAATATATCGATTTAAAAGAATCGGAGATTTATAGAATTTTAACCAAAAAGGGCGCAAAACAAGTGGAATTTGGGGAGGCCGGAAAGGATCTTTCCTATGAGACGAAAAAGAAAATTGAAGATTTAAAGCTTCCTGGTATTCAAATTGTCGAAGGGAAGAAGCGTTTCTATCCGAATGGAATCTTTGCTTCCCATGTTATCGGCTATTTGGAAGAGGATGATGGTAAAGAAACAGGTAGATTAGGTATTGAAGAAAGCTTAAATAAAATGCTGACAGGCACAAATGGCAGTATGCAGTATAGTAAAGATATATGGGGTTATATTTTGCCGAACAGTAAGGATAAAATCGTGCCTGCACAAAATGGCAAGGATGTTTATTTAACACTCGATAAGAAAATTCAATCCTTTTTAGAAGATACGATGAATAAGGTGAATGCGGAATATGATCCTGTAAAAATGATTGCGATTGTAGCTAATCCGAAAACAGGGGAAATATTAGCGATGAGTCAAAGACCGTCCTTTGATCCTGAAACAAGAGAAGGTATTACAGCTTCCTGGCATAATGAAGCAATCGAAACCAATTATGAACCAGGATCCACCATGAAAATCTTTACCTTAGCTGCAGCAGTAGAAGAAGGAGTATTCAATCCAAACGAGAAGTATCAGTCAGGCAGATATGAAGGAATAGGAGATCATAATAATGGAGCTGGTTGGGGACCTATTTCCTATTTGGAAGGTGTTCAGCGGTCTTCCAATGTAGCGTTCGCGAAACTTGCTAAGGAAAAAATCGGCTTTGAGACATTCAGAGAATATTTAACAAAATTCGGCCTTGATCAGCCAACTGGCATCGATCTGCCAAAAGAAGCAAATAGCTCGATTGTATTTAATTGGCCAATCGAAAAAATTACAACTGCTTTTGGTCAAGGTACTGCTTTAACGCCAATTCAGCAAATTCAAGCTGCAACAGCTATCGCCAATGATGGAAAAATGGTAAAGCCGTATGTTATTGAACAGATTAAAGATCCAAATACAGGAAAAATCATTAAAAAAGGCGAGACAAAAGTTGCAGGAACACCAATTTCTGCAAAAACAGCCAAAGAAGTCCGCGATATTCTTGAAACAGTTATTACGAGTAAAAAAGGGACTGGTTACAAAAAATTCAATATTGATGGATATGATGTTGCCGGTAAAACAGGAACCGCACAAATTCCTAAAAGCGGCGGTGGGTATTTAAAAAGTAAAAATGATTACATCTTTTCTTTCTTAGGAATGGCTCCGAAGGATGATCCTGAATTAATAATGTATGTTGCTGTTCAGCAACCAAAGTTAAAGGAAACGGAAACTGGGTCTGAACCAGTCGCTGAAATTTTCACTTCAGTAATGAAGAGCAGTCTACAGTATATGGATATAGTTCCAACAAAAGAAGTAATTTCGAAGCCAATCGAAATTCCTAATTTAAGTGGAATGACTGCAGAAGAAGCGAAGAAAATTCTGGAGGATAAAGGGCTGAATGCCGTTATTATCGGAGACGGCAAGACAGTGGAAGAACAGCTGCCAGTCAAAGGAGATACTTATCTAAAAGGCGAGAAAGTAATCTTAAAGACGGATGGGAAAGAAACAGTCCCTAATATGAAGGGCTGGTCATTACGCGATGTTTTAAAAGTAGCGGACCTCAATAAGCTGAAACTTGAAAGTTCCGGCAGTGGTTATGTGTCCTCCCAAAGTATAAAAGCAGGGTCTAAGATTAAGGAAAACGATAAGTTATCGGTTAAGTTAAAAGAACCAGAGTAA
- a CDS encoding nuclease-related domain-containing protein, giving the protein MYKKRREPLELALLKSLNSRMELSDELKTKYLNQGKGWEGERKFDEHLRDLAPNSIVLNDLLLQSHQTTFQIDSLLIEGEALHLYEIKNYEGDFYYENDRFYKKNNKVEINNPITQLKRTEFLLRQLIHQLGYSITIIPHVVFINPEFILYQAPLHLPYIYPNQLNRYVKLLEKNRSQVKKQYALLAEKLIALHMEDSSYRRMPSYTYEELKKGILCEKCNSLFISTERAMIKCNVCGYTESLELAVLRSVKEFKLLFPERKITTKEIYDWCLISGGMRRIKRILDKHYRLIGIHQWAYYE; this is encoded by the coding sequence GTGTATAAGAAAAGAAGGGAACCACTGGAATTAGCTTTATTAAAATCATTAAATAGCCGAATGGAATTATCTGATGAATTGAAGACAAAGTATTTAAATCAAGGGAAAGGCTGGGAAGGAGAGAGGAAGTTTGATGAGCATTTAAGAGATTTAGCCCCAAATAGTATTGTATTAAATGATTTATTATTACAATCACACCAGACGACATTTCAAATCGACTCCTTATTGATAGAAGGAGAGGCACTTCATCTCTATGAAATTAAGAACTATGAAGGTGACTTTTATTATGAAAATGATCGATTCTATAAGAAAAACAATAAAGTAGAAATCAATAATCCTATTACTCAATTAAAACGAACAGAGTTCCTGTTAAGACAATTAATTCACCAGCTTGGTTACTCTATTACAATTATTCCACATGTTGTTTTTATAAACCCCGAATTTATCTTATATCAAGCTCCACTTCATTTGCCTTATATTTATCCCAACCAATTAAATCGTTATGTTAAATTATTAGAAAAAAATAGATCACAAGTAAAAAAACAGTATGCGCTCTTAGCTGAAAAGTTGATCGCTCTTCATATGGAAGATTCATCTTATCGAAGAATGCCAAGTTATACCTATGAAGAACTTAAGAAAGGAATCCTTTGCGAAAAATGCAACTCACTGTTTATTTCAACAGAACGCGCAATGATCAAATGTAATGTATGTGGATATACAGAAAGCTTGGAGTTAGCAGTTTTACGAAGTGTTAAAGAATTTAAGCTGCTTTTTCCAGAAAGAAAGATAACGACAAAAGAAATATATGACTGGTGTTTGATATCGGGAGGAATGCGGAGGATTAAGAGAATATTAGATAAGCATTATAGGCTTATTGGTATACATCAGTGGGCGTATTATGAGTGA